The Plasmodium vivax chromosome 13, whole genome shotgun sequence nucleotide sequence AGCAGAAGACCTTCGAGCCGGTCGCCAGTGACAGGTGCCCCAACAGGGAGAGCGCCCGCAACTACATGCATGTGTACGACACGGACAGTTCGCGCAGCGACGGCAGCGatggggggagcagcggggggagcagcggcgGGAGTAGCGGTGGGAGAAGTGATGGGGGAAGCGATGTGAACAGCGATGGGAGCAACAAAAACAGCCATGGAAGCATCGATCGGAGCAGCGATCGGAGCAGCTATGGGAACGGCGGGGGACACAAAGCGCTCCCCGCTCGAACGGAACGAGGCCAGGCCAAGCAGAGCCCCCAAAAGAGagacaagaaaaaaagagcagaATGGACACCCCAGAAAAGAATGGAACACCTACTAAACAgctacaaaataaaaaaaggaaaaacaaaaatgcaaTACGTAGGAATATCAGCCATcctaaagaaatatatatacattacaaagaacgaaaaaatgctattttttaaaaaaaaattgaataagaagaaaatccTTTTGAGGAGCAAAATTAAGAAGCGGTACAACCGCTGTAGCACATTTTACCATTtgcagaagaagcaaacaaatgcagtggggaggaaaaaaaaaaaaatgaacaagtgcCATTTCTTCAGGTACCTTTACTGCTGCATGCtaaagaagaagctgcagatTTTCTACAAGGCGAGAAAATTGAAACGGCTCATGAGGTACGTGTCCAGTCAGGGCTGGAGGCGGTCTTACGTGAGTCAGTTCGGCGCGGGCAGTTCCATCGACGCGCTAAGGGGAGCAGCCGAAGCGGCGGATGCAGGCACGGTCGCAGATGAAGAAGCATATGCAGATGAAGATGCATATGCAGATGAAGAAGCATATGCAGATGAAGATGCATATGCAGACTCAGCCGCAAACTCAGACGCAGCCGCATCAGTATCCGCATCCCAAGGGGAAAGCACTTCGAACCCCTCTGCGGCGCCCCCTTCCCATAGCGACACCAACAAGGCGGAGGGATTTGTGTCCGTGCGCAGCTGCCCCAAGAGCCCCCCCCGGGATGCGCAAGGTTCCTCCATGCACCGACTCAGCAGCGGGAGGAGCACTCCAAACACGGAAGGGCACCaattgaaatataaaaagaaagacACAGCATATGCAGACGTGGAGAGCTACTCCAGTGTGTACATAGAAAACCCtcaggaaaacaaaaaagggaattacaaaatggaaaaggaaccAAATCGCTACGAAGAAGTGATAAGACAAAGCCATACCAGTGATAAACTTAcaaatggcataaaaaaCATGCCAACGTATGACTGCCATAggaatgaggaggaagaaatctCCATCTGTGCCAGCTGCAAAGATGCATACATTGATCATGTGAAAGATAGaagagaggaaagaaaaagagataaTTACATTCTCTCGGAGGAGATAATAACCTTAAAAGGAATTGTCCTAtcgaaaagggaagaaagcCTTTCCGATGTTCAGCCGCAAGAGATAAACAACGTGAATGACTTGGCCATCTACCAAAACAGCCACAGCGATGTGGGAGGAAATCCAAACGGTAGTGATTGCCAACAGGAGAGCTTCAAAATGGACTCCGTTATAGACAGGGAGGTGCCCTCCCCAGGCGAAATGAGCGGTAGCGCCTCCAGTGAGGGCTTTGAAAAGGCGAGTTTTCGTTCCGGTCGGGGAGAGTGCACTGCTGAAATGGAAGGGGCTATTGAAGGCTGCTGTGCCTTCAGCGGGGAGGAAGACACCGTTAAGGGTAAAGGGAGTAGCGAAAGTGGCAGTGCATTCAATGGGGAACAAAGTAGCgtgaaagggaaaggaagtAGCGAAAGTGGCAGTGCATTCAATGAGGAACGAAGTAGCGAAGAAGGCAGTGGTCCCAGTGAGGAGGAAGCCATTTCGAGGAGGAGCGCTCGCAGCGAAAGTGGCAGTAGCTTATGCGAGGGGGACGACGCGAGCGGAAGCAGCAGGAGCGGAAGCATTTCCctgagcagcagcagcagtagtAAGGCGAGCTACGACGTCAGCATAGCGTACATCGAATCCTCCTTTATGGAGGAAATCCACCGTGGAGGTAGCAACGGGGGTATCCACGGGGGCAGTCACGGAGGTATCCACGAAGGTATTCACGAATGTAGCAACGGAAGTAGCGGAGGTAGTCACGAAAACGGTAGCAGCGGAGGCAGCCGCGAATATAGCCGCGGCTCCAACTGTAGCCTAAGCATATGCCAAATTCGATCGCAGACAAACAGCCAAAATGACCCTGGGGAGGATGGACCAAGTGACGCTTCAGTCATAATAGAAGAGTCCAACCAACgtgaagaaaagaaagaggaaTCCCCCTCGGGAAGTGCAATTAGCAGGGAAAGTTTTATCGGCATGATAAATTTTGGGACAGAGGAAAATGTGCACTTGGCGGGTCGTCTCCACGTGGAAAAGGAGGTGCAAGATGGGGGGAAAGGCGCACTTCAAGAGGAAgtagaagtggaagaagaagcagaggtAGAACCAAAAGAGGTgcttgaagaggaagaagtagaTGTAGAATCCAAAGAGTCACCTGAAGTAGAAATCGAAGAAGAGGTAGATATAGAACCCAAAATGGTGCTTGATGAGGAAGAGGTAGATGTAGATTCCAAAGAGTCACTTGAAGAGGAGGTAGCAGAGGTAGAATCCAAAGAGGTgctggaagaggaagaggtggaTGTAGAATCCAAAGAGTCACTTGAAgtagaagtggaagaagaagcagatgcAGAATCCAAAGAGTCacttgaagaggaagaggtggaTGCAGAATCCAAAGAGTCacttgaagaggaagaggtggaTGTAGAATCCAAAGAGTCACTTGAagaggaagtggaggaagaggtAGATGTAGATTCCAAAGAGTCACTTGAAGTAGAAATGGACGACGAAGTAAATGCAGAATCCAAAGAGTCACTTGATGAGAAAGAGGTAGATGTAGATTCCAAAGAGTCACTTGAAGAGGAGGTAGCAGAGGTAGAATCCAAAGAGGTGCTGGAAGAGGAAGTAGAAGATGTAGAACCCGAAGAGTCACTTGAAGTAGTTGCAGAACCCCAAAAAACCAGTGAAGCAGAACCGCGCGATACGCGCAAAGTTGTTAACTCCGAGGAGGAAATTCAAAACAGCATGGAAATGGAAATAAGAAAAAGCATCGAAGAGATATTCAAGACGGTCATAGACAATGACCTTCTCACGGCGGGTtccgaaattaaaaagttcgATGCGTGCTGGGATGCGGGGGGAACAATAGGAGACGAGAGGGACAGCCTTAAAGGGGAGGTGGCGGACGAGGTGGGTGGCAAGTCAGATGGCCagcagggggaagcggaaaatGAGGAACAGGGAGAAGCGAGCGAAGAGGAACATGAAGAAGCGAGTGATGAGGAACAGGTAGAAACGAGTGAAGAAGAACAGGGAAAAGAGAGCGAAGAAGAACAGGGAGAAACGAGCGAAGAGGAACATGAGGAGGTGAGCGAAGAGGAACTGGTCGAACAGGAGGAACCCAGCGAAACGGCAAATGACGAATCTGGAGAAACGGCAAATGACGAATCtggagaagcggaaaaagacGAACCtggcgaagcggaaaaagaCGAACCTGGCGAAGCGGAAATCGGCGAATTGGAGGAGGGGGTACAAAGGGAACTGGCGTGCGAGGAAAGCGAAGCGCTAGATGACAACGCCAACGAGGTGGTAGGTGAGGTGGAAGCCGAAGAGGCAGAAGCGGAAGACGTAGTAGCGGAGGACGTAGTAGCGGAGGACGTAGTAGCACACAACGTAGCAGCCGACGACAAAGTGCTGCTGAGAAAAAACGCCTTCTCCTTCAACACGTACAAGAACAGCGAACTCCGCTACGGGTTCAGAATGGAATCACTTAGCAACTTCTTCCACTCGTTTGAGAGCGTGAACAGCGAGTGCGCGGATTTGGACTCGggcggggagggggaagaaacgaaGGAGGGAGatcagcagcaggaggagggaaaacaaaagggaacgaaaaagggggctCAACAAGCGGCTCAAAAGGGGGCTCAAAAATCGGCGCTACAAAGAACCCCCAAACGAGAGCAAACCCCAACGAACACGCAGAGCATGCAAAACGAGTCAGACGCAGGAGCGAACTTCAAACTGAACGTGCAGACGTCGGAAGAGGCCCACCAACTGTACTCACATCTGCAGAACCGTATCATGCGGGACTTTAAAAGAGGGTGtctgaagaaaatgaagaaactGTTTAACAAGAAGTACaagcaaatggaaaaggacATTTCGGACAATATCAAAACGATCGTGCACAACTTTAACAGTCGAGATGAAGCCCTCGAGGGGGGGGATCAGTCTGACCCTAACTTGAAGAGCGCGCGGAGGAAGCCCCGAAAGAAGCACCCAAAGAAGCATCGAAAGAAGGGTAGGAAATCCCGCCTAACGAATGTACACACCGATGGGCACTGGGCGCAAAGGGGCAGAAGCCTTGGCGCGAAGGAAGAGACAGCGCTGTCCGTTGATAGTTCTGCCGGTGGTTCTCCTAACTCCTCCATCGGCACGGATAAAGGTCTTCATATTGGCGAGACAAACAGGGATGGGCACACACTGCATGCAGTTTTGAATGAGAGCGATCGAAAGGACAGCTCAAGCGGAGAGGTGCTCAGGGGCGACGAGGCGCAGGTGGGAACCCCCAAGCGGGACATCCGTGGTAGTCAGGACAGCTTGCGCGGAACACATTCGAAGGTGAAGCAGCAAACACAGCAGGATATGCAGACGCAGCGTGATATGCAGACGGAGCAGGCTCATCAACAAGTGGCGCACGCTCCCCAGGGGGGTAAGAACAACCCCCTATCGCTCAACAGTGGAGACGAATCATTCGAACGGGAAGACCACCGCGCAAGCGCACATCACCAGAGTAACCAACTGGAGCTGGGCCTTTCCACCACCAATGACTCCATGGACCGGACGCAAAAATACTTCCTGCAGAAATTaaattgcgaaaaaatatgcctaGTGACGAACGAACTGGGGAACAAGAGCAAATTATTTAATCGCATAAACGACCTGACGAAGAAGTGCATCGCGGACGTCTTCATCCAGAGGATAAACAGCATTCGTAGGGGTCACCCCCTGTGGGCTGGTACCACAGCGGAGGGAAAAACACCCACGGGGGGTAGTCCCCTCAGGGAGACCAAATTAGGAGATAACCATACGATGCTGCTTCCTCACCAGGATGGCAACGTGCAAAGCGTACATCAGTCAGACAAGGCAGAGGAGAGCAACCCAAATGAGTACCCCCTTGAGAGATATGAAGCGAAACCGAAAGGGGAGGACCACACACAATTGGGAATGAATAAAAGGTCCAAGCAGATCCATCCCTTTAACAATTGCAACGAAATGAAACTACACTCACGTGAGCAGAAGCTCAAGCGGGTGGCCTTCCTAAACTACGTGAAGCAGAAGTTAAGCAAATCGAAGAGGAATGAAAAGCGCTTAAGTGCCAAACGGGTTATAAAATGTTACCGCCCATGTAGAGGAAGCAACGTGCCGCATGTGTGTTCTCCGGGAAAGCACCCTAATAAGGGAAGCCTCATCACTCATGGGGGGATTAGCAACGTACGCGGTGTTAATCATGTTTATTACCTCCAACGTGAGGATGCCTACCAGAAAAAGGGACCCTATAAACAACAAGCAGGTGGAAAACTCGTCCAACTGTATTTCCCCCACTCGGAAAGTACCAACAGGGGTAGAGTGCCGAAGAACCTGTGCATCACCCCCAATGTAATTTTAAAGGGCAATCATAGCAACGTCCCATGtatggtgaagaagtgccCTGATGGGAAACTCGTCCCATATATAGCGAACCAGCAGAATGGACAGCAGGTACATGCACAGTGGGGGTACTACCCCCTTGGCGGGGGAAGCACTACCAGCATGACTACCAACATGACGACCAAGATGACTACCAACATGACGACCAAGATGACTACCAACGTGACTACCAACGTGCCTACCAACAAGATGAATAACCATCACATTTGCCTCCGCAGAACGGATGGAAATCGCCTGAATGGTTACTACGTTCACTCGGGAGACTCACTCGAGGGGGCTCCGTCAAACGAGTGGACTTACCACTTCGCGTTCCTGCAGAACAGACTCCGATGCAAAGCTGCAAGTGGGGAGTTGCCAAACGGGAAGGTTAAAATGTGCGTCAATAAAAACAGCCACACGATCAACAAGTATAGGCGGTGCAACAGGAGAGAGAAATGCGGCGCGTGCAGGGAGAACCACGTAGGACCCGGGGGGCACCTCAGGGGGGCGGTCAACCATAGCGGAGCCGCCAACCACCGCGAAGCGGCCAACCACAGCGAAGCGGCCAACCACAGCGAAGCGGCCAACCACAGCGAAGCGGCCAACCACCACACATGGGGGGCACATCCGGACGCGCCTTCTTCCGAGAGCAAACACGCACACACCGCGGCGAAGCTTCACTGCGCGAATAGCCAAAGGGTAAATAATTTGAAGGCCAGTAGAGGCGCGGCAATTTTCCTCGGCCACGCTGATGTGAGGCACCAAATGGGTGGAAACGCGGGGGGAGCAAACCGGGTGGTCCTCGTGGATTATAAGAATGGctccttgggggggaagggtGCGAGGGGGTCAAGTCAGGAAAGTCCTGAAGGACAGATGCGCCGATTGCTCCAAGCGGGCCAGGCGACCAAACTTGGAATGCCAGCCAGGAAGGTGTCTCCTCTCCATATGGGAATTCCAACCGGGAAGGTgtctcccccccaaaggggaatGCCAACCAGGCAGGTATCACTCCCCCCGGAGCGCACCCTCCGCACCCTCCGCAAGGGGAACTTCCCCACGAGCGAAATGGATGGAACCACCAGCTTCTACACCCAGTCGAAGCTGTACAAAGACACGACGCtcaaaacgaagaaaaaaaaaagcaacctCTTCACCGTAAATCACAACATGCTGCAGACGCCCCACCAGTATGATTCCCAGAGGGAGCGAAAAATATGCTGCAGCATGGGCGAGGgaattttttgcacaaacaCTTGGCACGCGGATGAACCTGACTCGAAGaattgcattttaaaaaacatatgcGGTGCATATGGCTATAGCGATCAGGGCGCtacaaaaagggcaaaaaatgagATTAACTCGTTCAACGGGATTGCATCGCTCAGCGAGATTGGCTCACACAACGCGACTGCCTCCCACAACGCACACAAATACCAcgtgaaggtaaaaaaaatttgccccAGCCAGCGAAATCAGGAGGGACACACGTGGGGAGACGAGGGCGGCTTCAAAAACGTCCTCTTTTGCAACGCGCATGACacgaattttaaaaaaatggggctcAAAAATAGGAACATTGAAAGCTTCCACATTTGCTCCATTAACTCCTCGCGCTTGGACGAATTCCCAAATGTGAACTACCGCCATCGGATGGAGAACATCTGCATATTCCGGGACTTCTGACCCCCTCAGGGGGTTCCTTCCTTGGCTCGGTACTCGCTTTCGATGACGTAGACCTgcggtggggggaagcggcacgtTTGGAGCACGCGGCGCGCAGTGGTGATCGATTAGCGGCGAGCGCTTCGCCCTGGCCGCTTCACAGCTTCAcagcttttcctttttgcggcCGCCTTCTCCGTACCTTGTCCGACTTGTGCATGATGAAGTTGCGCTGGGGGCAGGGGATGACGATGCTCATGTTGTTCTCCTCGTTGCAGCGGTAAATGCCGATGACGATGGAGCCCCGCTTGAGGTACttctgcagaggggggggggggggggggggaatcgCATTGGGGTTGAGCTACATTAGAGAAGCAGCACATGTGGAGCGGTACATTTGGGCGGCTCCGCTGGACCGCTTCGCAGGACCGCCCCGCCGAACCGCTCCGCTGCCCCACCTGgaagagaaagaagaagTTCCTGGAGTGGTACTTGGGGTTGATGCGCCTGAGGAGAAGGTCCGACTTTACCCTCTTGGAGCTGTCGGCGTAGGTGCCGCTTATGAAGGCCTCAATGGTGTCGATGCTGAGGGAGTTGTTCTTGATGGGGAAGGTGTAGCCAATGAAGTGGTAAATCAGCTCATCGATGAAGACGCTGGCGGAGGTGAACTGTAAAaagtacaaataaaaataataattgtcCACGAAAATGTGCTCGATTTTTTTGTAGATATTTTCCACGAGCAAATTGCCGTACTTAAAAAACTGGATTTGCTTTTTATAGTTTTCGATGAAGAGCAGGTTGTGCGCCTTGTTCATGCTCATGTGCGTCATTCGGTTGGGCATTTCGCCTTCGCCTGAGCGGTTGCCTTCGCCTGTGCGGTTGCCTCTTTGCTTGCCCTTTGCTTTTCTTAAAATGTCGATGTTCGTGTACACGTCGTTGTTCAGGTACTGGACGGACAGCGTGTTGTTGAGCTCTATGAGGAGGTAAATATTCCTCCTcgtctttttccccttatcgTTCACGAGATGTGCACGCGCTTGGCCGTTCGCAGTTTGGCCGTTCGCGGTTTGGCCGTTCGCGGTTTGGCCGTTCGCGGTTTGGCCGTTCGCGGTTTGGCCGTTCGCAGTATGGCCATCCACACTTTGACCATCCACACTTTGACCATCCACACTTTGACCATCCACACTTTGACCATCCACACTTTGACCATCCACACTTTGACCATCCACACTTTGACCATCCACACTTTGACCATCCACACTTTGACCATCCACACTTTGACCATCCACACTTTGACCATCCACACTTTGACCATCCACACTTTGACCATCCACACTTTGCCCGTATCGCTCTACAGAATTTCCACATGaagtgttcattttttttgccgctctcTTTTGgtgcaaataattttcatacCACGTGGACTGCCTACCCTCCTCGCGTATGTAGTAATCCACCAACGCATCGTTGACGTCCCTCCTGCGGAAAATATTCTGTATGTTGTTGAAGATGATGA carries:
- a CDS encoding hypothetical protein, conserved (encoded by transcript PVX_084725A); this encodes MDVNSKRKSIYCYKDRSQNNLSGRSSQESLSSLGDYLSNHPSSKGGKINFMKNYFWFFQSNNNSKKNSHDSIFYEIKSSDGNRASSHQLGADVEADAEAGSQRVVGNSNHWGDSNGDPLGETNEEAKGVYSRKSFYSIYDYTDESDYNTLRENERDDLLCQQKTFEPVASDRCPNRESARNYMHVYDTDSSRSDGSDGGSSGGSSGGSSGGRSDGGSDVNSDGSNKNSHGSIDRSSDRSSYGNGGGHKALPARTERGQAKQSPQKRDKKKRAEWTPQKRMEHLLNSYKIKKGKTKMQYVGISAILKKYIYITKNEKMLFFKKKLNKKKILLRSKIKKRYNRCSTFYHLQKKQTNAVGRKKKKMNKCHFFRYLYCCMLKKKLQIFYKARKLKRLMRYVSSQGWRRSYVSQFGAGSSIDALRGAAEAADAGTVADEEAYADEDAYADEEAYADEDAYADSAANSDAAASVSASQGESTSNPSAAPPSHSDTNKAEGFVSVRSCPKSPPRDAQGSSMHRLSSGRSTPNTEGHQLKYKKKDTAYADVESYSSVYIENPQENKKGNYKMEKEPNRYEEVIRQSHTSDKLTNGIKNMPTYDCHRNEEEEISICASCKDAYIDHVKDRREERKRDNYILSEEIITLKGIVLSKREESLSDVQPQEINNVNDLAIYQNSHSDVGGNPNGSDCQQESFKMDSVIDREVPSPGEMSGSASSEGFEKASFRSGRGECTAEMEGAIEGCCAFSGEEDTVKGKGSSESGSAFNGEQSSVKGKGSSESGSAFNEERSSEEGSGPSEEEAISRRSARSESGSSLCEGDDASGSSRSGSISLSSSSSSKASYDVSIAYIESSFMEEIHRGGSNGGIHGGSHGGIHEGIHECSNGSSGGSHENGSSGGSREYSRGSNCSLSICQIRSQTNSQNDPGEDGPSDASVIIEESNQREEKKEESPSGSAISRESFIGMINFGTEENVHLAGRLHVEKEVQDGGKGALQEEVEVEEEAEVEPKEVLEEEEVDVESKESPEVEIEEEVDIEPKMVLDEEEVDVDSKESLEEEVAEVESKEVLEEEEVDVESKESLEVEVEEEADAESKESLEEEEVDAESKESLEEEEVDVESKESLEEEVEEEVDVDSKESLEVEMDDEVNAESKESLDEKEVDVDSKESLEEEVAEVESKEVLEEEVEDVEPEESLEVVAEPQKTSEAEPRDTRKVVNSEEEIQNSMEMEIRKSIEEIFKTVIDNDLLTAGSEIKKFDACWDAGGTIGDERDSLKGEVADEVGGKSDGQQGEAENEEQGEASEEEHEEASDEEQVETSEEEQGKESEEEQGETSEEEHEEVSEEELVEQEEPSETANDESGETANDESGEAEKDEPGEAEKDEPGEAEIGELEEGVQRELACEESEALDDNANEVVGEVEAEEAEAEDVVAEDVVAEDVVAHNVAADDKVLLRKNAFSFNTYKNSELRYGFRMESLSNFFHSFESVNSECADLDSGGEGEETKEGDQQQEEGKQKGTKKGAQQAAQKGAQKSALQRTPKREQTPTNTQSMQNESDAGANFKLNVQTSEEAHQLYSHLQNRIMRDFKRGCLKKMKKLFNKKYKQMEKDISDNIKTIVHNFNSRDEALEGGDQSDPNLKSARRKPRKKHPKKHRKKGRKSRLTNVHTDGHWAQRGRSLGAKEETALSVDSSAGGSPNSSIGTDKGLHIGETNRDGHTLHAVLNESDRKDSSSGEVLRGDEAQVGTPKRDIRGSQDSLRGTHSKVKQQTQQDMQTQRDMQTEQAHQQVAHAPQGGKNNPLSLNSGDESFEREDHRASAHHQSNQLELGLSTTNDSMDRTQKYFLQKLNCEKICLVTNELGNKSKLFNRINDLTKKCIADVFIQRINSIRRGHPLWAGTTAEGKTPTGGSPLRETKLGDNHTMLLPHQDGNVQSVHQSDKAEESNPNEYPLERYEAKPKGEDHTQLGMNKRSKQIHPFNNCNEMKLHSREQKLKRVAFLNYVKQKLSKSKRNEKRLSAKRVIKCYRPCRGSNVPHVCSPGKHPNKGSLITHGGISNVRGVNHVYYLQREDAYQKKGPYKQQAGGKLVQLYFPHSESTNRGRVPKNLCITPNVILKGNHSNVPCMVKKCPDGKLVPYIANQQNGQQVHAQWGYYPLGGGSTTSMTTNMTTKMTTNMTTKMTTNVTTNVPTNKMNNHHICLRRTDGNRLNGYYVHSGDSLEGAPSNEWTYHFAFLQNRLRCKAASGELPNGKVKMCVNKNSHTINKYRRCNRREKCGACRENHVGPGGHLRGAVNHSGAANHREAANHSEAANHSEAANHSEAANHHTWGAHPDAPSSESKHAHTAAKLHCANSQRVNNLKASRGAAIFLGHADVRHQMGGNAGGANRVVLVDYKNGSLGGKGARGSSQESPEGQMRRLLQAGQATKLGMPARKVSPLHMGIPTGKVSPPQRGMPTRQVSLPPERTLRTLRKGNFPTSEMDGTTSFYTQSKLYKDTTLKTKKKKSNLFTVNHNMLQTPHQYDSQRERKICCSMGEGIFCTNTWHADEPDSKNCILKNICGAYGYSDQGATKRAKNEINSFNGIASLSEIGSHNATASHNAHKYHVKVKKICPSQRNQEGHTWGDEGGFKNVLFCNAHDTNFKKMGLKNRNIESFHICSINSSRLDEFPNVNYRHRMENICIFRDF